From Actinoplanes oblitus, a single genomic window includes:
- a CDS encoding glycosyltransferase family 4 protein — protein MSSDDGWHGSVVLVLGSATGGTGGHVLSLARGLVAAGCRVLVCGPAANDGHYGFTAAGVDYAPVEIPADPGPQDSGAIRALRRAIAGRDAQVIHAHGLRAAFVVALARTGVPLVVTWHNAVLAKGLRGQAGALVERIVARNAALNLGASEDLVERAVALGARKARLGPVAAPEMRAPKRSRKAVRAEFGLKGDTPLILSVGRLHPQKHYDLLVDASARWRRDLDPAPVVVVAGSGPSYMSLAQRASREHAPFHLLGHRGDVPDLLLGADLAVVTSDWEARQLFAQEALRAGVPLVTTAVGGLPGLVGDAAVLIPPGDLDALDQAVRELLNDPRRRADLAARGPVRAATWPDEKAVVEAVRAAYAEVSAA, from the coding sequence GTGAGCAGCGACGACGGTTGGCACGGATCGGTCGTGCTGGTGCTCGGCTCGGCCACCGGCGGCACCGGCGGGCACGTCCTCTCGCTGGCCCGCGGGCTGGTCGCGGCCGGCTGCCGGGTGCTGGTCTGCGGTCCGGCCGCCAACGACGGGCACTACGGGTTCACCGCCGCCGGCGTCGACTACGCGCCGGTGGAGATCCCGGCCGACCCCGGCCCGCAGGACTCCGGCGCGATCCGGGCGCTGCGCCGCGCCATCGCCGGCCGGGACGCGCAGGTGATCCACGCGCACGGGCTGCGAGCCGCGTTCGTGGTGGCGCTCGCCCGCACCGGGGTGCCGCTCGTCGTCACCTGGCACAACGCGGTGCTCGCCAAGGGCCTGCGCGGCCAGGCCGGTGCGCTCGTCGAGCGGATCGTGGCCCGCAACGCCGCGCTCAACCTGGGCGCCTCGGAGGACCTGGTGGAGCGGGCGGTGGCGCTGGGCGCGCGGAAGGCCCGGCTCGGCCCGGTCGCCGCCCCGGAGATGCGGGCCCCGAAACGCAGCCGCAAGGCGGTCCGCGCCGAGTTCGGGCTCAAGGGCGACACGCCGCTGATCCTGTCGGTCGGCCGGCTGCACCCGCAGAAGCACTACGACCTGCTGGTCGACGCGTCCGCGCGGTGGCGGCGTGATCTGGACCCGGCTCCGGTGGTCGTGGTGGCCGGCTCCGGGCCCAGCTACATGTCCCTGGCGCAGCGGGCGTCTCGCGAGCACGCCCCGTTCCACCTGCTCGGGCACCGGGGCGACGTGCCCGACCTGCTGCTCGGGGCCGACCTCGCGGTGGTCACCAGCGACTGGGAGGCCCGGCAGCTGTTCGCCCAGGAGGCACTGCGAGCCGGCGTTCCGCTGGTCACCACGGCGGTGGGCGGGCTGCCCGGGCTGGTCGGCGACGCGGCGGTGCTGATCCCGCCCGGCGACCTGGACGCGCTGGACCAGGCCGTACGCGAACTCCTGAACGATCCGCGGCGGCGCGCGGACCTGGCCGCCCGCGGTCCGGTGCGGGCCGCGACCTGGCCCGACGAGAAAGCCGTGGTGGAAGCGGTCCGGGCGGCCTATGCCGAGGTGAGCGCCGCGTGA
- a CDS encoding CTP synthase, whose amino-acid sequence MASTVRDTRHIFVTGGVASSLGKGLTASSLGNLLTARGLRVVMQKLDPYLNVDPGTMNPFQHGEVFVTEDGAETDLDVGHYERFLDRDLSGKANVTTGQVYSAVIARERRGEYLGDTVQVIPHITNEIKSRIFAMADPDENGLVPDVVITEVGGTVGDMESLPFLEAIRQVRHEVGRDHVFYLHVSLVPYLAPSGELKTKPTQHSVAALRNIGIQPDALICRSDREIPEKMKHKLALYCDVDAEAVIACPDAPSIYDIPKVLHDEGLDAYVVRRLGLSFRDVNWQQWNDLLERVHHPKRTITIALVGKYVDLPDAYLSVTEAIRAAGFGNTVKIQIRWVPSDSCETPAGAAAALKGVDGICIPGGFGVRGIEGKVNTSKYARENRIPILGLCLGLQCMTIDAARNLAGLSGANSLEFDETATYPVISTMADQEDIVAGKGDMGGTMRLGAYPATLKDGSIVAEVYGATEISERHRHRYEVNNDYRDKLSQAGLVFSGTSPDGRLVEFIELDRETHPYFVATQAHPELKSRPTRPHPLFDGLVKAAVAYAAADELPVEPVES is encoded by the coding sequence TTGGCCTCAACAGTGCGCGACACTCGGCACATCTTCGTCACCGGGGGCGTCGCCTCCTCGCTGGGCAAGGGCCTCACCGCCTCCAGCCTCGGCAATCTGCTCACCGCCCGCGGTCTCCGCGTCGTGATGCAGAAGCTCGACCCTTACCTGAACGTCGACCCGGGCACGATGAACCCGTTCCAGCACGGTGAGGTCTTCGTCACCGAGGACGGCGCGGAGACCGACCTGGACGTCGGGCACTACGAGCGCTTCCTGGACCGGGACCTCTCCGGCAAGGCGAACGTCACCACCGGCCAGGTGTACTCGGCGGTCATCGCCCGGGAGCGGCGCGGCGAGTACCTCGGCGACACCGTCCAGGTCATCCCGCACATCACCAACGAGATCAAGAGCCGGATCTTCGCGATGGCCGACCCGGACGAGAACGGCCTCGTCCCGGACGTGGTGATCACCGAGGTCGGCGGCACCGTCGGCGACATGGAGTCGCTGCCGTTCCTGGAGGCGATCCGCCAGGTCCGCCACGAGGTCGGCCGCGACCACGTGTTCTACCTGCACGTCTCGCTGGTGCCCTACCTCGCCCCGTCCGGCGAGCTGAAGACCAAGCCGACCCAGCACTCGGTGGCGGCGCTGCGCAACATCGGTATCCAGCCGGATGCCCTGATCTGCCGCAGTGACCGGGAGATCCCCGAGAAGATGAAGCACAAGCTGGCGCTCTACTGCGACGTGGACGCCGAGGCGGTCATCGCCTGCCCGGACGCGCCGAGCATCTACGACATCCCGAAGGTGCTGCACGACGAGGGGCTGGACGCGTACGTCGTACGCCGTCTGGGCCTGTCCTTCCGGGACGTCAACTGGCAGCAGTGGAACGACCTGCTGGAGCGGGTGCACCACCCCAAGCGCACGATCACCATCGCGCTGGTCGGCAAGTACGTCGACCTGCCCGACGCCTACCTGTCGGTCACCGAGGCGATCCGCGCCGCCGGTTTCGGCAACACCGTGAAGATCCAGATCCGCTGGGTGCCGAGCGACAGCTGCGAGACCCCGGCCGGCGCCGCTGCCGCGCTCAAGGGCGTCGACGGCATCTGCATCCCCGGCGGCTTCGGCGTCCGCGGCATCGAGGGCAAGGTCAACACCTCGAAGTACGCCCGGGAGAACCGCATCCCGATCCTCGGCCTCTGCCTGGGCCTGCAGTGCATGACCATCGACGCGGCCCGCAACCTGGCCGGGCTGTCCGGCGCCAACTCGCTGGAGTTCGACGAGACGGCGACCTACCCGGTCATCTCCACGATGGCCGACCAGGAGGACATCGTCGCGGGCAAGGGCGACATGGGCGGCACCATGCGCCTGGGCGCCTACCCGGCGACGCTGAAGGACGGTTCGATCGTCGCCGAGGTCTACGGCGCGACCGAGATCTCCGAGCGGCACCGGCACCGCTACGAGGTGAACAACGACTACCGGGACAAGCTGTCCCAGGCCGGCCTGGTCTTCTCCGGCACCTCGCCGGACGGCCGGCTGGTCGAGTTCATCGAGCTGGACCGGGAGACCCACCCGTACTTCGTGGCCACCCAGGCGCACCCGGAGCTGAAGAGCCGGCCGACCCGGCCGCACCCGCTCTTCGACGGCCTGGTGAAGGCGGCGGTGGCCTACGCCGCAGCGGACGAGCTGCCGGTCGAGCCGGTCGAGTCCTGA